From Camelina sativa cultivar DH55 chromosome 20, Cs, whole genome shotgun sequence, the proteins below share one genomic window:
- the LOC104771473 gene encoding delta(3,5)-Delta(2,4)-dienoyl-CoA isomerase, peroxisomal-like, whose product MESYKTLEIVRKNPDSSVFHLILNRPAHLNALSLDFFVEFPKALSSLDQNPDVSVIIISGAGKHFCSGIDLSSLSSIKAQSSSGNSDRGRSSELLRRKIKSMQAAITAVELCRKPVIAAIHGACIGGGVDLVTACDIRYCSEDAFFSIKEVDLAIVADLGTLQRLPSIVGYANAMEYSLTARRFSGGEAKELGLVSRVFGSKSDLDNGVTMIAEGIAAKSPLAVTGTKAVLLRSREVSVEQGLDYVATWNSAMLISDDLNEAVSAQMKKRKPRFAKL is encoded by the exons ATGGAGTCatacaaaaccctagaaatcgtACGCAAGAACCCTGACTCCTCTGTATTTCACCTCATCCTCAACAGACCAGCACATCTCAACGCCTTGTCCCTCGATTTCTTCGTCGAATTCCCCAAAGCTCTCTCATCTCTCGACCAAAATCCAGATGTCTCCGTCATCATCATTTCCGGCGCCGGGAAACACTTCTGCTCCGGCATCGACCTCAGTTCCCTCTCTTCAATCAAGGCCCAATCCTCGTCAGGTAACAGCGATAGAGGACGCTCGAGCGAGCTCCTACGCCGTAAAATCAAGTCGATGCAAGCGGCGATCACGGCCGTCGAGCTCTGCCGGAAACCTGTGATCGCCGCTATACACGGCGCGTGTATCGGAGGTGGCGTTGATCTCGTTACGGCTTGTGATATTAGGTATTGCTCTGAGGATGCTTTTTTCTCGATTAAGGAGGTTGATCTAGCCATTGTCGCGGATCTTGGTACGCTTCAGAGGTTACCGAGTATCGTTGGGTATGCGAACGCCATGGAATATTCGTTAACGGCTCGGAGATTCTCAGGTGGTGAAGCGAAGGAGCTTGGTTTGGTTTCTCGTGTTTTTGGATCTAAATCGGATCTTGATAATGGCGTGACCATGATCGCTGAAG GAATAGCAGCCAAGTCTCCACTAGCTGTGACAGGGACAAAGGCAGTGTTATTAAGAAGCAGAGAGGTGAGTGTAGAACAAGGTCTAGACTACGTAGCAACTTGGAACTCGGCTATGCTTATATCAGACGATCTCAATGAAGCTGTTTCTGCtcagatgaagaaaagaaaacctcgTTTTGCTAAACTGTGA